The following is a genomic window from Larimichthys crocea isolate SSNF unplaced genomic scaffold, L_crocea_2.0 scaffold280, whole genome shotgun sequence.
GCAGATTGAGGCAGGGTTACTACCCTGGTCAAGGCCTTTAATCCTGGGACAGATAACTGTCATGTCTACAGGTCTAAAAGGTTATAGAGTTTATGGACATCATGTTAAAAGAGTTACAAaactaattttgttttttttttcaactgaaTTAAGACTGTTGTGCACTCTTAAATCCAAAAATGACATCCATTTTTCTCAATCAGGTCAGGTTTTTATGAAAAATGACATCCATTTTTCTCAATCAGGTCAGGTTTTTATGCCATTTTGAAAAATCCAATCTGAcaattgattttgtttttatgacttctGTTAATTTCTCACCCAAAAAAGGTTCTAGgagaaaaatctttttctaACAGAATGTATTAATTAAATGTAACAAACTTCAATTTCTGTAAATTTAATAATGATAAAGGTAAGTACATGTAAATTGAGCGTTACGTCGTCATTGTGCAAAATTGAAGGGATGAACTTCCGTTTCTTCGAACCCATCGAATGCTCAGCAACAGGGATGTCTCTTCAGAGTCCAACAGCCATCATGACAGGATCCCTGATACCTGGTCTCCATCTCTTTTATGTCCAGATGGAATCTCTCCCCCTGCTCATCACTCATTGATTCTCAGGAAACTGATCCATATGTGAGAATAAGTAATGCATTGCATAATGCAATTCTTCATCTTCTGGAACACTGGAGGAATTTTCCTCACTGATGTCAGGAAGTTCTCCAAAGACAGGTACTGGAATTTCATCACAGTGAGCTACAGGACGACGTGCTGATTCAAGATCAGGATACTTGATGCTGCTTCGGTTCTTTCTGTTGATCCCAGTCACATCAATAGCGCAGAAGTAGCAGTCAGTGACATGGTTTGTCGGCTCCCTCCAAACCAACGGAATTCCAAACTTCAGACAAGTCTTCTTGCCTTCGGTCCACTGACACATATACTCGGTGCATGACTTGCATACCATGTGTGGTGCCCGAGCTTTACCCTGGTCATCAAGTTTAATACCAAAATAGGCATGGTAAGCATGCTTTATGAAACTTGTGACTAGATGTGACAATGGTGTATTTACCACAGATCTAGCAGAATACGTCAGGCTTATTTTTGCAAAATCTTCAGAATTTGTTTATTgcaagaaatataaaagaatttTGCATCATATGACgtgaaaaaggggggaaaagaaaagacaggaggaaaagaagggGGGGGCGGGTGGATATACATATAATcacatcagtttaaaaaaactatCTTATTGCACTTTGACTGTTTATATAAATGGAAAAGTCCGTACGGGAGACCAGTTGTCCCTGGTCATGATGTTGTTCAATAGGTGGCAGCCAGAAGAGTTAACCATAACCTTCAGAAGACCAAAAGAAGAACCCTAGGACCGCCTGCTGTTTTCTATTACGTCCTCAGGACAAGCTGAATAATCTGGGGCATACTGAGACAGTTATATGTGTACGATAACCATCTGAACAGTAAAAATGAGTGGCNNNNNNNNNNNNNNNNNNNNNNNNNNNNNNNNNNNNNNNNNNNNNNNNNNNNNNNNNNNNNNNNNNNNNNNNNNNNNNNNNNNNNNNNNNNNNNNNNNNNNNNNNNNNNNNNNNNNNNNNNNNNNNNNNNNNNNNNNNNNNNNNNNNNNNNNNNNNNNNNNNNNNNNNNNNNNNNNNNNNNNNNNNNNNNNNNNNNNNNNNNNNNNNNNNNNNNNNNNNNNNNNNNNNNNNNNNNNNNNNNNNNNNNNNNNNNNNNNNNNNNNNNNNNNNNNNNNNNNNNNNNNNNNNNNNNNNNNNNNNNNNNNNNNNNNNNNNNNNNNNNNNNNNNNNNNNNNNNNNNNNNNNNNNNNNNNNNNNNNNNNNNNNNNNNNNNNNNNNNNNNNNNNNNNNNNNNNNNNNNNNNNNNNNNNNNNNNNNNNNNNNNNNNNNNNNNNNNNNNNNNNNNNNNNNNNNNNNNNNNNNNNNNNNNNNNNNNNNNNNNNNNNNNNNNNNNNNNNNNNNNNNNNNNNNNNNNNNNNNNNNNNNNNNNNNNNNNNNNNNNNNNNNNNNNNNNNNNNNNNNNNNNNNNNNNNNNNNNNNNNNNNNNNNNNNNNNNNNNNNagaggaaagggaggaaaaggaCTCGGTAAAGGAGGCGCCAAGCGTCACCGTAAAGTTCTCCGTGATAACATCCAGGGAATCACCAAGCCCGCTATCCGCCGTCTGGCTCGCCGTGGTGGAGTCAAGCGTATCTCCGGTCTGATCTACGAGGAGACTCGCGGTGTGTTGAAGGTTTTCCTAGAGAACGTCATCCGTGATGCCGTCACCTACACCGAGCACGCCAAGAGAAAGACCGTGACCGCCATGGATGTGGTGTATGCTCTGAAGAGGCAGGGTCGCACGCTGTACGGCTTCGGCGGTTAAACTCCTTATTCTCTTGTTCActatacaaaaaacaaaggtCCTTTTAAGGGCCCCTCACTACTTCCAGAAGAGTTGGCTTCCTTTTTGCTTGAAGGGAAACATAACAAAGTACCAACCATTACCTAGTAGTACTAAAccttaactgtgtttttaaaaccaTAGTAACCTCTTAACCCGTgtttaaaaactcaaactgtcGTATCAAAGGTTTGTTCTCAAGGCTGCACTGTGAATGTGAGTACATGTAAAATTTTTGAAATGATGCCCTCATTTCAGGaaattggattaaaaaaaattaaatgtatctTTAATGTACTCTAACTTAGTTAACTTGCAAATCAATTTTTAGATCACATGGCCATTTTCccttttcagtgtttattctCTTTAAAGGTCACTAGATTAAAATAGAACTGTTCATACAgatatcaattttttttttttttattctatcaCCCATTTACAGTGGTGGTCGTCAAACgtttacatacacttgtaaaacttttttttgtagtaaCACTTGCctttagtattttattaaacTTAGCAGCTAAAAATAACGCGCTTTTATCTTTACCACTTCGTTCTCTTGTAAaaccagggccggtcctagccCAGGGCGCaaaatgtggccaggaccggcgctgtgtAAAACAATTaactaatttttaaaaatgaaattaactaATCAATAAATTGCTAACTTGAGAGGCGGGGGTCAAATCGCCTGTTCATCTTGGGACAGACAACAATTCACATGTACAATTATTACCTATGCTGTGCAAGACTTTGTTTCCTTACCACTGGCGCATACACGCTGACTGACAGGGGACTGGCCCGATCATATCATGAAACACAGCTTGGTGTGCAGTTTATTGATGGGTGAAACGTTATcagttagagatggagagaaaacgcAAAGGTGGCGCAGAAAAACTCTGCGACAAAAAGAAGCTTGCTCTTCAGGCAGATGCTGCGAAGTGTGTTAAAATCACTGACATGTTTGCTTTTTAAGAAACTCTATtgaaaatacagtacaaaacccaacatgaaaacacagcttGATACACATacaaagggggggggggaatatatatagatatatggagagagagaggtataatttattgtaaagCGAAGCCTATTTTTGTAATGAGGACGACATTTTTTGTTCTATAACAATCTCTTAAAAGATGTTTCCTGAGTTTGTCCTCATTACAATAAATCATGGTACAGGTTTTAGTAGTAACATAGCAACTCCAAGAAACTATTGCGCATACTGGCAATTGTTTATCGTAATGACCATTTTATGTCACTGAATACTTTCTgtgagttttatattttttggattttaattatttccatTATTATAACTACtagaaatatttttgtaaacAATAAAACCTCCATATTTAGATTCGTTTATTATATTGAAAATCATTTTACTTGTTAAGCCAGACCAGTCTAAATTTAAAGACGCAAACTGATTTATAAAATCGCcatatattaatttataatacactttttaaaaaagtgtctggcacttcctctcctctttctccacatTGAGAGGTCACCGATCCAGACAGGGTTCCTTAGTATGGCGACACAGTTTAGGTTAATGTATAGACTAACTGGTCACATGTTTAGTTAAGTTCCAACAGGAATACAGAGGAAAGtctcattgttttaaaaataacctgAATTCTGCATGTGCTCCACATGGTAGTTGCCTTTCTATTCAGGTTTATATGATGTATAATGTCTGTCAATGTGTTTTAAGATTGATAATGTAATtttgtaaaatgatttttaatgaaatacgTGACTTTTGTACAGCAAGTAGTTTAAGATTTtgattactttatttaaaagacaAGATTTGGGAGGTGAAATGGCTTATTTCATCCTCAATTGCTACCACAATTTCAGAAACCTCGCTCTAACATCTTTTGATAGATGCTGTAGAGCAAAAAGAGTCTGGTCCTCTTTGGGAGCAATAGGACTCATCTTCACAATACTGCAACAAAGTCAAATTTCAGGAGATTAATATTGTTGATTAAGCTACAGAAATCTAGATGTGCATTTCTGTTGTATCTTTTGTGTATCTGGGAGTGCATGGAGGACAAAGTGATAGATATTTTATATGCACTACACTTAATGTGGAAGTTAGCTCTTAGTTGAAGGAGTGTGTGGTCCTGAAAAGGACCTTTGGGTTGATGGTGGTTGTCATGAGGTCTGGGTCATCCACAAGTTGAATGCATCATCCAAAACATGAAAGATGCTGCATTGGATATTGCAAGCTTCATATGCTCCAAAAAAAGCATTTGGGCTTAATAGAGACAGCTCACCAACCTCAGAACAggacaatatttttttttttaaatctaagcGGATACAATCCTGAGATTTGTTTTGAGAACACAGACATTTTCAGATTTCTGGTGCCCTCAGACACGGCGTGCTTAGCCAGCTCGCCGGGAAGGAGCAGGCAGACGGCGGTCTGGATCTCCCTGGAGGTGATGGTGGAGCGCTTGTTGTAGTGAGCCAGGCCTCACCGGCGATATGCTCGAAGATGTCGCTCGCGAAGGAGATCATGATGCCCATAGCTGCTGGTGCTTCTTCTGccatgtctgtctctgctcgGTGTGTGTTGGTCTCTGCTGTGTCGGTGTGAAGTTACCCCACTGTGTTCAAGAGGCGGGCCTTATAACACACGTGAGAAACGTGGAGAGTCAACTCTCACAGTCGCTCCATTGCCCTGCTCTCATGTGGCgacacttgtgttttctcctccacaTTTACGGGatttgatttaactgaagaaaattttgcttcatccaatttttgacttgctctagacagttacacaatgactctataggactgcagtcatctggggacagcgcaagatatatctgtgtgtcatctgcataactatgatagttgacattagaattctgcagaatttggcccaaaggcagcatatataggctgaacaaaaggggtccaagaactgacccctgaggaaccccacatgtcatagccactcgatctgattgattacttccaatggtcacaaaataactccgctcctccaagtaggacctgaaccattctaggactgttccacggcagtgtgctgtgatccacagtgtcaaacgcagcactgagatccagcaggaccagaactgatactttgcctaagtcagtgttcaaccttatgtcatttaacactctaataagagctgtttctgtactgtggtgagctcgagaacctgattgaaatttgtcaaaaagtccactggagttcaagaaattactgagttgattaaaaaccactttctcaacaatcttggctataaaaggaagatttgagacaggtctgtagttggttaacttggaagtatccagcgttcgcttttttaagagtggcttgatggcagctacttttaggggtttaggaaacgttcctgattgaagtgagcaatttattatttgctgcagatctgtttggacagattttacaatagctttaaaaaagtcagatggcattgtgtcaagacagcatgtcgatgatttaagatgctgaactgttttttctatgtttttttgatcaactgtattaaattctgacatcacagttgattcatatctaggcggttttagggattgcgtcactttatcattttgtagatttgtgttgatatttaaccttatagatttgattttttcaacGAAAATgtgagcaaattcattgcatttttcttttgaagagagttctgaaagtatctcttttggggggttgtaagcttatcaactatagcaaacagagtgcgagtgttgttgatgttattattaataattttagagaagtgttgctgtctagccttgattaactcatggttgaaattacagagactttgtttgtagaggtcgtggtgaatttggagtttagtttttctccatttacgccctgctttcctgcattctgttttcaatgcctttaccgtcatagtgttcctccatggtgatctctgtctactcaaggtcgtcttagttttaataggtgcaacagcatccatgacatttgagattttccagttgaaattatccaggagttcaccaactgtctctgcgctcacagttggtgacattgctatagcctccataaacttagcactagtattctcatttatgtaccttttcctaacagacacagaggttatctgaaCGGTTGGAATTATCTGTAAGTCAAAGTGTGCGGGACTTATGATctgtagccactatagccagccacgAAGGGGCTTACTTTGATTGTTATTCTAGGTTGCTATCACGATAATACATGTCCAAGAGTCCACCTCCCCAGATAacatgggttttattcgttatttgccactataaacacgctgtgacctcctcaagcttttattttggtacttccgGTTACTGgcatttaaatttgcattttagctaaatatttagtttcacccgaaacatttaggttcaacatttagatttagattgagatttaacatttatcatttatatttaaatatttaaaatatctctaagttgacaaatattgtgtATTATGTGCATAAAAGTGGATCTcaaaaattcacaccagttttttaaacattgtttgaaggtaaatgtgacaaaatgttgctgtcatTTTCAGCACGAGccactttacaaacggcaccccatatggatgttgctttttttcttatacagtggtccctcgtttatcgtgggggatacgttctaaaaatagcccgcaataaacgaaatccgcgaagtaagttttacaattattatacatgttttaaggccgtaaaaccgctaaccacacacttttatacacctttttacacgcattttgtacagtacttccttaatcaggacgcagtgcggttctcccttagctaattcaggacgcagaacacaatgcgcgctcatactgtacagtacgcagtaaaaaaaacatgcaaaattacactgataaaaatccgcgaaacagcgagtccgcgaaaagtgaaccgcgatatagcgagggacgactgtatagtAGATGTAGCCAGGTGAACAGGGGGCtactgtgtttttcatgttagCTGTTCCTAGTAGACTGCGTACTGTCACTTTAAGGCCTGCGTGAGAAGTAGGAGATCACACGAGTTGCCAAAAGCGCGAACTGTCGTCTCCCTAACGCACGCAATGGCGCACAGGTGTGTTTCTCGTCCGTGAGAGTGTGGAAAGAGTTTGAGCCGTTTGAACTGTGTAACACAGAGGAAATACGTGACCGAGTGAAAAGGTTAGAGTGGACCGGTAACTGAGCCGTCTGACGGAGATTTGTGACTGAAGTCTTCGTGTTTGTTTCTCGTCGGTCGAGGGTTTGTTTATTGCCTCCAGTGTGTCGGGAGCCGCCCAAGACGACCACGGGTCAGCGTAAGTGGCATATAGTGTACTGAAATCttagttacagttacattttcggtgttaaatgttgtttatgaAACTGTGTTGTTACCCATGTAGAAGGGGAGACAGAGAgccgtgtgtgcgtgtgctgcATCCAGGTGAAGGGTGAGGCTCTCAAGCTATGAGCTTGAGTACCCACCGAGCATTTTTCAGTCTAAAAGACGTCTAATAAACGTCTAAATGGTCCCTAGACGTCAAGGCTAAAATAGGTCTGCCAGTGGTCTAGAACTGAAAGTTTTTTTAGACGTCTAAGCTTAGACTAGCCGTCTTATAGACGTCTAAAAGACGACTACGTCTAGACATCTCGTCTAATCTTAGACGTTTAAATAACCGCTAATATACGTCTATTTATAGACGTCTAAATTTAGGCGTTTGCCAGACATTTACTTTTATACCATATTTAAACCCCATTACAGAATCTAGACATCATATAGACCTCTATTAAACATAGTATTATATGGATATTCTAATAAATCTAGATATTTAAGTAATGTAATTACAATCTTCACAACAAACCTATATTAAAAGGGAATTAAAGTTGTCAAAATTGAATGTTAAATTAGATTCTCTAAAAAAAGGGACCAAATTTAACCTGTGATCCTTACCTTGATGTAGTTGCAGTATGTTATGAcaatttatttactttgtgtttttttttggtcgtTTAAATAGGTTTCAGTAACATTAATGTCATGCTTATTTTACCACTAGATATAAATACATCTCTTGATGGGACCATTAACCAAACTATCCTACTGTAATCTCAAtgaatacttaaaaaaaaaaaaaaaaaaaatccaacaatcACAAATCTATTAAAGTgcaatatgaatatttttattttcttaacaaaaaagaaggaaagataGATGAGTTATTACATTAATGTTAAGACCCACAGTGGGCtcaaattcaattttcttttctgtacACCTTTTAAAGCTTTATTGTTGTGATTTACCATTGACTTTCATACATCCAGGTTGCCTTTGATCTCCATCGACATCAATTCGAAAGTTTCCATATCTTTTATGGGCAACTTTCTACCTTCAGGCTCACTTTCATTTGAGTTGAGGGCCTTCAACTCTTCAAGGATCGCCATTAGGGTCTCTACAGCAACCTTCTGAAACTCTTATAAAACGATTCGATGCCCTGTTGAgcataatttttattttttcacccgtgatgcgcgggtccatgtttgatcgacctgcaccgaccgacgttttaaactaacccgcccgaactcggactgcagcaaataattgtgaaatattgtacccaacccgcttcctgacacgcattttaaaaagtagtctatactcttTATTAACCTAGTAGCGTCATTGGGCTACATTAAACTGGCAATACTGAgctattatattcatttaaaagtagccTATTAAAATGTGGTTTAATGGCATTGCTCAGTTCCACGTGTTGGGAAAATCAGGCTTTTTGTCCTGCATCGGCATTCATTCAAAAGTTAATAGTGCtcaacattcaaaataaatataaaaaataaggaTTTCCAACTACAAATTAGATTACAATAGTCTATTTCGTCACGTGGATGCCTAATTGAAgcgctcacaaacacaaaatgcaggCATAGAATATGTTTCTAACTCTTTATTAACGTCTTTTTAAATGGACCAAAAACAGGCGGCCAAAGACAATACAAAAAGACAAGAGGCTACAATTGTGCATACGCATAgcctataaataaaaatattcacaaatacCCAACACCCAAATACCCTATATAGCCTACAGTAAGCCTCCCCTGGGCTTAAAAAGAATGCTAAAAGGTGCCACTTgttggtaaaataaataaaaaaataaaaataaataaacatagcCCAATACAGAAGATACATGCAAAATATAGACTTACTGCAAACTGCAtttgtaagaaaataaaatgggcggtttattttatatacataaataGATCCATAAAACTAAAACAGGAACCTAAATCAGATACAGTAAGCCTAACTTGACCTTAAAAAGGCTGTAAAGTGCTGGTTGTTCAAAATTACGCTAGATGGCCTAGTAACCTAACAGAAGATGGGCTACACTACTTATTTTTAGCTTTCCTGGCGCTCTGAAGAAATAATATTGCGTTAACCGTCTCTGGGTTGAGGCggtttcttctctcttctatGATACGGCCTGCAGAGCTGAATGTGCACTCACTGGCCGCACTTAAAGCTGGAACGCAGAGGATCCTCCTTGCAAGTGCACAGAGCCTCGGGAAAGTGGGTGCCTGTCTCTGCCAAAATTCCAGCAACCGGTCCTCGTCACAGTCATCCAGTGTAAATATACAATATCCCAATAATCATTACTAACGCAGCCACTTTTTGAAACTttttgaaataaactttttggaaaatataatacaaaaccAATACGGAAGCAAAGCATAttgatacacacaaacaaaagaaaaaaaacagtttaagcTACACATAGGTACaaaaacatatgtacacatTAATACACTCACGTATATTATGCTTACACATATACGTGCACACGtacaatatacatatacatgaaCAAATACAAGAAAATCGAATTGTCAAAATGTGCCATGGAAGGCTCCTTCTACCATCAAGCGATCGTCTTTTAAGCTCAgtcactatttttttaaaaacagagtcaCTGTCAATCACTGTCTGGTCAATCACTGTCTGGTTTATAATCATTGTACATCtggtttttcatttattatttacagtacTAATGACAACctgaaataattattttttgttaggAGACATATTTTCCTGAAAAATGTTATACATTATAGAAgtataatttattgtaaaacaGAGACCAATTTTTTTGTAAAGAGGACCAGACATTTTTTGTTCAGCGTTTCGTCCTCATTACAATAAATCATGGGACAGGTTTTAGTAGTAACGAAACAGCTCCAAGAAACAATTGCACGGACTGGCAATCTATCGATCGTAATGAGCCATTTTACATCTTGAACACTTTCTgagaggtttttatttttttaaattttaattgtTTCATTGTTGAAACTGCTAgagatatttttataaataataaaacctcCATATTTagattaatttattatattaaaaataaatttactTGTTAAACCAGACCAATCTAAGTTTAAAGATCCAAACTGATTTATGAAGTCACcatatattaatttataataCGGGCCGTGTCTGgcacttcctctcctctttctccacatTGAGAGGTCACCGATCCAGACAGGGTTCCTTAGTATGGCAacatacatatttttaacaAACGCTATTTTTAATCTTAGGTCCATGTCTACTGCACCAAGTCATccatattttttacttttatataaaaGATTTCTCTTGGCAACCTCTTTAATAGTTTCCCATATTAAATTAACacaaattttatttgatttgattattgttttgttggGAGGTGGAAAAATACTAGTTTAAAAATAGAAGTTTGGATAGGATGAACGTTTTGACTATATTTACTCTGACTATAACTGGTATCATTATTTTCccatttttgcttcatttttaatttcagagttttttttcccagtttaCATCACTACTATCGATGTTATTAAAAATTAGACCAAGTATTTTAATATCTTCTCTGAtctgtatattaatattttgtctttcactCTTACATCCTATCCAGACTccttcagttttattaaaattaagTTCAGCACCAGATGCCAGCTCATAGCTATTTGTATGTTCTGTTAAAATATCTAATTattcttgatttttttattatgactGTAATGTCATCTGCGTACGCTAGGACAACAACCTTATGTGAAAGGTCAAAGAGGGTACCAGAGATTTGTTTATCTGGATAATTTTTTTGCATTATGGGGTTGATTGCAAGTATATACAGAGCTGCACTTATAAGCATTTTCACAGAGGTCTCtgacttctcttttctttttttcacaggtAACAATATTACCATCTTGATTTCTTATAGATTTGATAAATTTACTTTTAAGACATCTTTGACTTGATGTAATAGCATGTCCCAAGTTATCTTGTTCGTCAACCTGTGAttgtttgtatatattatatagaattcattatttatattatcaatttgtgattttaaatcattcattgtTTCTTCCACTGAGAAAGGTCTatccttcatttgttttattctgatgTATTTAAATAACTAATGTATCATAAGTTGTATTTTTAAGTTCGTTTAGTTGCTTAGAATTAGATTTAAAGAAATCTTTTATCTGATATTTTTGTAACTCCCATAATTTAATATCAAATTTAGTTAGTATtagtatggggttccggacccattgatacgggctatccggtctctgtactctcggtgccagagcttggtccgcattgccggcagtaagtcggacctgtttcccgtgggagttggactccgccagggctgccctttgtcaccggttctgttcataacttttatggacaggatttctaggcgcagccagggcatcgaggggctgcgattcggtggcctcaggattagGTCGCTGttttttgcggacgatctggtcctgttggcttcatcagagcgtgaccttcagctctctctggagcggtttgcagccgagtgc
Proteins encoded in this region:
- the LOC113744906 gene encoding histone H4 — its product is MSGRGKGGKGLGKGGAKRHRKVLRDNIQGITKPAIRRLARRGGVKRISGLIYEETRGVLKVFLENVIRDAVTYTEHAKRKTVTAMDVVYALKRQGRTLYGFGG